TCATGGGTCCGGTAGTTGACTGCATGCGCCGCACCAATGCGTCGTGCCGCCGCGCACTTTTCATCGCTACCACACGTAACGATCACATTGATACCAAACAGCTTTCCCAGCATTGACGTCATGGTACCAATACCGCTGGTGCCCCCGTGGACCAACATCGTTTCTCCTTGTGTGGCATAGCCGCGTTCGAACACGTTGTGCCACACGGTGAACAGCGTTTCGGGCAATGCCGCCGCCTGATCCAGCGGCAGGCTTTCGCAAACCGGCAGGCAATGCCCGGCTTTAGCCAGACAATATTCGGCATAGCCGCCGCCCGTCACCAGTGCGCAGACTTCCTGATTGAGCAGTTCTGGCGGAACCTCGCGTCCCACCGCCACCACTGTGCCGGACACTTCGAGCCCGGGAATCGGCGATGCGCCCGGAGGCGGCGGATAAAGCCCTTGCCGCTGCGCCACATCCGGCCGGTTCACCCCGGCAAATGCGACTTTGATCAGCACATCTTCCGGCCCCACCTGAGGCACGGCCATATGCACTGGTCGCAACACATCCGCCCCCCCGGGCGCGTCGAATCCCATCGCCAACATTGTTCGCGGTATTATTCCGGCCACCAAGCCCCCCTGGTTTCCCAACTATTCCTGTGGCTAAGCCGCCACATGGCCCTTGGGTAAACCCCATGTGCATTGACAGCAAGCGTCAGAAGGGAAATGCTGCATTGCAATGGATGAGAACGATCTCCCGAGACGGCGCGGAGACGCTGCCACCCAGCTCTCTCTTGAGAGCCTGGACAGTTATTCGCAGGACGAGCTGGATGACCGCATCCATATGCTCGAGACCGAGATCGCACGCGTAAAAGCCCACCGCGACAAGGCGGCGGCACACAGGCAGGCAGCCGATGCGCTGTTCAGGCCGCGAAATAACGGGTGATGAATACCGCCTCTCCTTTTTTTGGCGATGGCGCACCATATAGGTTTCAACAGTCCCGTCCCGACACCTCTCCCGGTCGAGGGACAGTCATTTCCTCTAGCGAAAGGCCCCTAGATGCCCAGTTTCGCCGCAAATCTGGAAAAGACGCTCCACAACGCGCTCGCCAATGCCGCTGACCGGAGCCATGAATATGCGACGCTCGAACACCTCCTGCTCGCCCTGATCGATGATCCCGATGCCGCCGAAGTGATGACCGCCTGCGGCGTGGATCTCGGCGATCTTGGCGATGTCGTGCGGCAGTATCTCGATCAGGAATACCAGTCTCTCAAAACCGGAGACAGCGCCGACCCACAGCCAACCGCAGGTTTTCAGCGCGTGATCCAGCGCGCGATCCTGCATGTCCAGTCATCCGGCAAGGACACCGTAACCGGCGCCAATGTGCTCGTCGCGCTGTTCTCCGAACGGGACAGCTACGCCGTCTATTTCCTGCAGCAGCAGGATATGAGCCGACTCGATGCGGTCAGCTTCATCAGCCATGGCATCGGCAAGGGCGGTCGTCAGGTCGACAACCGTTCCACCGGCGGGACGGAAGAACCCACGCAGGCGGAAGAGAAAACCGAAAGCAAATCCTCGGGCAAGGATTCGGCGCTCGATCAGTTCACCGTCAATCTCAACGAGAAGGCGCTGGCTGGGAAGGTCGATCCGCTGATCGGGCGTGGTCCGGAAGTGGATCGCACGATCCAGATCCTGTGCCGCCGGTCCAAGAACAACCCGCTTTATGTGGGCGATCCAGGCGTGGGCAAGACCGCGATTGCCGAAGGGCTGGCGCGCAAGATCGTCGAAGGCGATGTGCCGGAAGTCCTGCGCGATGCCGTTATCTATTCGCTCGATATGGGCTCCCTGCTGGCGGGCACCCGTTATCGCGGCGATTTTGAGGAGCGGCTGAAACAGGTCGTGTCCGAACTGGAAAAGATGCCCGACGCAGTGCTGTTCATCGATGAAATCCATACGGTGATCGGGGCCGGGGCAACCAGCGGCGGCGCGATGGATGCATCCAACCTGCTCAAGCCTGCGCTTTCGGGCGGGACGATCCGCTGCATCGGTTCGACCACGTACAAGGAGTTCCGCAATCACTTCGAGAAGGATCGCGCGCTGTTGCGCCGGTTCCAGAAGATCGATGTGAACGAACCCACGATCGAGGACACGATCAAGATCCTGCGCGGATTGCGCACGGCGTTCGAGGAACATCACAAGGTCAAATACACCCCCGATGCGATCAAGACCGCGGTGGAATTGTCCGCCCGCTACATCAACGATCGCAAGCTGCCGGACAAGGCGATCGACGTGATCGACGAAGTCGGCGCGATGCAGATGCTGGTCCCCCCCAGCCGCCGGAAGAAAACCATCACCGCCCGCGAAATCGAGGCCGTGATTGCGACAATGGCGCGCATCCCGCCCAAATCCGTGTCGACCGACGACAAGAAAGCGCTCGAACATCTCGATCGCGATCTCAAGCGGGTGGTTTACGGGCAGGACAAGGCCATCGAACTGCTGGCCAGTGCGATGAAGCTGAGCCGCGCCGGTCTGCGTGATCCGGACAAGCCGATCGGCAGCTTCCTGTTTTCCGGCCCCACGGGTGTCGGCAAGACCGAAGTGGCGCGTCAGCTCGCCTCGATCATGGGCATCGAACTGAAACGCTTCGACATGTCGGAATATATGGAGCGCCACAGTGTGTCCCGTCTGATCGGCGCGCCTCCGGGCTATGTCGGTTACGATCAGGGTGGCCTGCTGACCGATGCCATCGACCAGCATCCGCATTGCGTGCTGCTGCTCGATGAAATCGAGAAGGCACATCCCGATCTGTTCAACATCCTGCTGCAAGTCATGGATAACGGTCGCCTGACCGATCATCATGGCAAGACCGTGGATTTCCGGAATGTCGTTCTCATCATGACGACCAATGCCGGGGCATCCGATATGGCGCGTCAGGGCATCGGCTTCGGGGATGTGTCGAAAGAAGATGCGGGCGACGAAGCGGTGAAGCGGATGTTCAGCCCCGAATTCCGCAACCGTCTGGATGCCATTGTTCCCTTTGCCTATCTCGGCACGGAAACGGTCAGCCGGGTGGTGGACAAGTTCATCCTCCAGCTCGAACTCCAGCTGGCGGAACAGAATGTCCATATCCAGTTCGACGGCGACGCCCGCGAATGGCTGTCGAAGCGCGGTTACGACAAACTCTATGGCGCGCGTCCGATGGGCCGACTGATCCAGGAGAAGGTCAAGCAGCCGCTCGCGGAAGAACTGCTGTTCGGCAAGCTGGCGCACGGCGGCGAGGTCCATGTGAGCATCAAGGACGACAAGCTCGCCTTTGAACTCACACCGGCACCGCCCAAAGTCAGCAAGCCGAAGAAGAAATCGGCATCGAAGAAGCCTTCGGCAAAAACGGACGACGCCCCTGACAGCGGTCAGGATGAGCCTTTCGACAACGAAAAGTAAGCGCACAGTCCCACAAATGCGATCCGGGCGGCTCATCCCAGAGCCGCCCGGATCTTTTTATCCTCATCGGGCGACTGCCGCGATTTGCGGCAGATCAAGGAATTGTCCTGATCGGCTGGCTACAGAAGAATTGTATTATTGCGATTTGGTGAGGATTCTTATGGCCAGTCAGGCACAGACCCCGGCGACCCCCTACGATCTGATCGGTGGCCATCCCACGCTACAGCGCGTTGTGGAGCGGTTCTATGATCTTATGGAGCAGGACCCCGCCTATGCCGAACTGCGGGCACTGCACGCCCCCGAACTGGCACCGATGCGCCATTCACTGACCGGGTTTCTCGCCGCGTGGTCGGGCGGCCCGCGCGACTGGCACACCGAAAACCCCGGCAAGTGCATGATGAGCGCGCATAAAGGCATCGCCATTTCCGCTGCCGTGGCGGAACAATGGGCCGATGCCATGACCCGCGCCATAGCCGATGCCGACCTGCCGCATGCGGATCTCAGCGCAGAAATGACAGAACTTCTCGCCCGTATGGCGCGAAGCATGGCACGTAACTGACAGAACCAGGCTGACAGAACCGGGCTGATGGGGCTGGTTGATCGGGGCGGATAGTCCGCCCGATCAATCGCCGAGTTGGACGAGCTTGTCGCGCGAAGTTGCGCCGCGCAACATTTTTACGTGCGAAGGGGCGATCCCCAGTGCCGCAGCCAGCGTGGCCAGGACCGCGCTATTCGCTTCTCCATCCTTGGGCTTCGCACGCACTTTTATCACGACCCGGCCATCGGCAATATCGATCCCCTCGCTGCGGGCGCCGGGGGTAACCCGCACGGCCAGTCGCCCCTCCCCATCGGCCAGTGCGCGAATAGCCTCCGCCGGTGGAAAGTCAGCCCGGAGGCGCGCCACGGCTAGACTCCGGCTTCGCCACCCGCATCCGCGATCGCAGCCAGATGCGCGCGCCCATTTTCCACATAACGGGCAACACCGGCCTGCATATCCACCAAAGCCTCATCAGGCAGATCCCGCGCATATTTCGCGGGGCGGCCCATCCATAGCTGGCGCGCGCCGATGGTTTTTCCGGGAGAAAGCATGGCACCCGCAGCCAGCATGCCGTCGCTTTCAATCACGCAGCCGTTCATCACTGTGGCGCTCAGGCCCACGAAAGCCCGATCATGCAGCGTGCAGCCGTGCAACATCGCCAGATGCCCAACCAGCACATCATCGCCGATCGTGGTCGGAAAGCCATGCGGTTCGTGCGCTTCCGGCCCATCGCAATGAATGACCGTGCCATCCTGGATATTGCTGCGCGCGCCGATCACGATCCGGTTCACATCGCCCCGCAGCACGCAATTGTACCAGATGCTGGCATCGGGGCCGATTTCCACGTCCCCGATTATACGCACACCGGGTGCGATGAAGGCTGTATCGTGGATGCGCGGCGTTTTGCCATGAAACGGCAGGATGGTTGCACCGGGCCGCTGGGCAAGCTCCGCGCCAAACCGCTGGGTAGTCATGATCGGAACCTCATTTCTGTTCAGGCGGGGACCCTAACACGTCCCATTCGCGCCGGGTGATCGCATAGACAATGATCATACCGCTTTCGGCGTCGAATTCGGAACTGGCAAAATCGAGATCTGTCCGGGGCTGCATACCCAGCCGCCGCATCAGGCCCCAACTGGCCGTATTGCCCTCCACCGTCAGCGCCAGAATGTGGGGTGCGTCCCATTCCTCGAACCCGATACGCAGCGATTCCTCTGCCGCTTCGCGCGCATAGCCAGCACCCCATGCATCCTCGCGCAGGCGCCAGCCGATCTCCATATCCCCGATAGGCCCACCTGCGATGTTGGAACGCTTCAGCCCGCAAAAGCCAAGCCATTCGCCCGCAAGCGCCCCACCATCCTCTCGGCGTTCGACCACCCACAAGGTGAAACCGTGATCGCGCCGATAGGATTCCAGCCGTTCGCGGGCCTTGATCTTGCCCGCTTCGTCCATCACGCCGCCAAGCCAACGCATGACCGCAGGCGTATTGGTATGTTCGAACAAGTGTGCCCAATCCGCCTCGCGCCAATCGCGCAGGACCAGGCGCGGGGTTTCACGCCGGAACTCAACCATGCAACAAACGCGCCGCATGCGGTGCATGGTACGTCAGAATACCCGAACAACCGGCACGCCGGAACGCCAGCAAGGTTTCCAGAACCAGCGCATCGCGATCTCCGGCCCCGGCTGCGACAGCGGCCTCGATCATCGCGTATTCCCCGCTCACCTGATAGGCGAAGACGGGAACTTCGAAGCGTTCCTTCACCCGGCGCACGATATCGAGATAGGGCAGGCCCGGCTTCACCATCACGCTATCAGCCCCTTCCGCAAGGTCGAGCGCGACCTCACGCAGGGCTTCCTCGGCATTCGCCGGGTCCATCTGATAGGTCTTCTTGTCACCTTTCAGCAGCCCGCGCGAACCCACCGCATCGCGAAACGGGCCATAGAATGCCGAAGCATACTTCGCGGCATAGGCCATGATCTGGATATTGGTGTGACCTTCGCTCTCCAGCGCCGCACGGATCGCGCCGACCCGGCCATCCATCATGTCGGACGGCGCAATGATGTCCGCGCCCGCCGCAGCCTGGTTGAGACTTTGCCCGACCAGCACTTCGATCGAGGCATCGTTGAGAACATAACCCGCATCATCCAGCAAACCATCCTGACCATGCGCCGTATAAGGATCGAGCGCGACATCGGTCAGTACCCCGATCTGATCGCCACAGGCATTGCGGATCGCGCGGATCGCGCGGCACATGAGATTATCGGGGTTGAGCGCTTCGGCCCCGTCATCGCTGCGCTTTTCCGGCTGGGTGTTCGGAAACAGGGCAAGGCAGGGAATACCCAGTGCCACAGCTTCCCGGGCGCGGGCAGCGATACCATCGACCGACCAGCGCGACACACCGGGCAGGGACGGTATCGGTTCTTCCACCCCCTGCCCTTCCGTCACGAACAGCGGCCAGATCAATTCTGCCGGTGTCAGGACATTTTCGCGATGAAGGGCGCGGCTCCACGCGGTGGCGCGCGTGCGGCGCAGGCGAAGTGCGGGATAGGATGCTGTCATAGCCGTCATCCCTGCCGGAAAAGCATCCGGGGTTCAATCAGGCGGATTGTCTCAGCCCTGCGGTTTTACGCGGGCCACCCGATCGATCTCACGCGTGGGTTCGTCCAAAGCCGCCGTTCTGGTCGGTGCGAGGCTTTCCAGTGCCGCGCCCGAAGCAACGCTTTTCAGCGATGCCAGCCGGGCCCGGAATGCCGCCAGTTCCTGACCTGACAACTGCGCGCGCGTAACAAACTGGACGCTGGCCGGATTCACCGCCCGCCCGCCGCGATACATTTCATAATGCAAATGCGGCCCGGTGGAGAGCCCGGTCGACCCGACATAGCCAATCACCTGTCCGCGCCGGACCTGCGCACCCGATGACACCGCAAAGCGGCTGAGATGCGCATACCCCGTGCCAAGACCACCGCCATGTTCAAGCCTGATATAGTTGCCGTGACCACCATGCCGCCCGGCATAGGTCACCCGGCCATCGGTGACGGCATAGACCGGTGCGCCATAGCCTGCCTTGAAATCGAGGCCTTTGTGCATGCGCGCAAAACCCAGAATCGGATGACGCCGCATGCCAAACGGCGATCCTATCCGCCCGTTGACCGGCGCCAGTAGCCCGCTGCGCGATTCGCCAACGCCCGATGCCTCGAAGAACTGGCCATTCGCCCCCCAGCGCAGCAGTTGCGCCCTGGGTTTGCCACCGCGTTCAAGCCCCGCATAGAGCAGGTCACCAGCCTGGGCCTCCCCGGTTTCGGCGCGTTTGTAGGCCACGATAATATCGAAGGTATCACCGGCCGCGAGTTCACCGTCAAAACTGCCATTGGTGGCCAATGTGCGCAGATATTGCTGCACCGCATGCGCGGGCACGCCGGCATTGCGGGCGGAACGATAGAGGCTGGGCCCGACAATCCCCCTGACACGCAGGGGCGTGGCATCCACCCTGATCTGCCGGGGCACCAGCACCAGACCGCTATCCCGACGATCAATGGCGACTTCCAGATCGAAACGCGCGCGAAACGAGAGCGATTCGAGCGGCCGTGCCTCATCTGTGCCGGTTCTGCGGCCCAGCACGAGATCAACGCGGGTGCCCGACGCGATATCGCCGGGTGATATCGCCCCGGCTATCATGCCGTTGACCCGCGCGGCTTCACCGGCACCAACCCCGGCACGCTGCAGCATGCGGCTGAAACTGTCACCCGGAGCCAATGTCGCAACCATTTCAACGCGCGGTCGTTCCGGCGCGGCGTGCAACGGGGTGACAGCCTGTGTCGCCCCCATGTGTCGGCCGCTGTCCGCACCTAGCGCGAGCGGCATGATCATCTGGCTGCGGAATTCATCCCGCGCCGCCGGGTCGATTGTCATGGCCGGGGCCGCTTCCAACGGTGCGAAATCGGGCCAGAACGCCAGCGCCACGGCCGTAAGGCCCAGCAATGTCCCAGCCCCGCGAAACCACCGTGCGCTGCCGATATCTTCGGCAAGATCCGGAGCCAGATCGAGCGCCTGCGCCCGTTGCCATGCCGCTTCTTTCCACGCTGCGAAACGTTCCGCATAGGAACAGATCCGGTTGTGGACGAACAGTTCAGGCTCGCCCAGCATCTGCGCATGAGTCAGCGCAGCAGCGCCCACACCTGGGCCGCCCCTGTCACCGGCTTCGTATCCAGAAAAATGTTCGCGCGATTTGAACAAGCGCGCCCTCCGTTGGCAACCTGCGATCTATCCGGCAGGCTGCGTGTCGATCCCGGCAACCCATCTGGCGGAAAACACTGCCACTCCAAAGTTAATAAGCTCCTAAGCAAGATCAGTTGCGCACCCGTCGCGGTGGGATGAAGCAGCGATGGGGATAGGATGGTCCCGCCTGCTTGCAGCCGCAGCCGCACACGGCCACAATCGCGGGGTGACTGGCAAATTTGCGACCCTCTCTGGCGATGCCAATGTGAAAGCCGTGCTTGGGCCGACCAACACGGGCAAGACCCATCTGGCAATCGAACGGCTTTGCGCGCATTCCAGCGGGGCCATTGGCTTCCCGCTGCGGCTGCTTGCCCGCGAGGTCTATGACAAGGTCTGCGCAATCAAGGGACCGAAAGAGGTCGCGCTGATCACCGGAGAGGAACGCATAGAGCCCCCCGGCGCGCGCTGGTTGCTGTGCACGGTCGAAGCCATGCCGCGCGATACCGAGGAACGGGCCTTTGTCGCGCTCGATGAAGTGCAACTCGCCGCAGATCGCGAACGCGGGCATATTTTCACGGACCGGCTGCTCAATGCGCGGGGACGCGAGGAAACCATGCTGCTTGGCTCCTCCACCATGGAGCCGATGATCCGTTCGCTTCTGCCCGAAGCCGGGATCACCACACGCCCGCGCTTTTCCACATTGCGCCACGCGGGTGCCGCCAAACTGTCACGTCTCCCGCCGCGCAGTGCCATCGTCGCCTTCTCCGCCGAACAGGTCTATGCAGTGGCCGAAATGCTGCGGCGGTTCCGCGGTGGTGCGGCAGTGGTCATGGGCGCGCTCAGCCCGCAGACCCGCAATGCCCAGGTCGCCCTGTTCCAGTCGGGCGAAGTCGACTATATCGTCGCGACGGATGCGATCGGCATGGGCCTCAACCTTGACGTCAGCCATGTCGCCTTCGCCGGGCTGTCCAAGTTTGACGGTGTGCGGCAACGGCGTCTTACCCCTGCGGAAATGGCCCAGATCGCAGGCCGGGCCGGGCGCCACCAGAAAGACGGGACATTCGGCACCCTGTCGGGCGGCGGACGCGACGTGGCCTTCACCGATGAAGAAGTCTACGCGATCGAGGAACACCGCTTCGCCCCGATCAGCCACCTGTTCTGGCGCGATGGCGATCCCCGCCATGACAATCTCGATACCCTGATCGCCGATCTGGAAGCCAAACCCGGCGAGCCTGGCCTTGTCCCCGCACCCGAAGCGATCGACCTTGGCGTGTTGAAACGACTGGCCGAAGAACCCGAGATTGCTGCAGGCGTCACCTCTCCGGCGCTGGTTGCGCGCTTCTGGGATGTCTGTTCGCTGCCCGATTTCCGGCAACTCGGCATCGAAAACCACGCACGGTTCGTGGCACGGCTGTGGCAGGATCTGCGCAGCGGTGACCTCGGCAGCGATTATGTGGCCGCACGGATCGCGGAACTCGACAAACCGGATGGAGACATCGATACACTGCAAGGGCGGATCGCGGCGATCCGCAGCTGGGCCTATATCTGCCAGCGCCCGGACTGGGTACTGGCCAAGGAGGAAATGGCTGCACGGGCGCGCGCGGCAGAAGCGCGCCTGTCGGATGCATTGCACGGGCGCTTAACCGAGCGTTTCGTCAATCGTCGGACTGCGGTACTGATGAAAACTATGGGTAAGGATGCAAATTTGTTGCGGGTAGAACTGGCCGAGGACGGCGCGGTATCGGTCGAAGGCGAAGTGATCGGCCATCTCGATGGGTTCCGGTTCGTGGTCGATGCCAGAACCGGTCATGATGATCGAAAACTGCTGCTGGCGGCGGCGGAACGGCACATGCCCGAATTGCTCGCGCAAAAGGCCGGACACCTGATTGCCAGCCAATTCGGCGAACTGACTATCGAACGCGGCGAGATTCTGCGCGGTGAACAAGTGGTCGCGGTTCTGCGGGAAGGCAAGGCCATCGCCGCCCCGCGC
This genomic window from Caenibius tardaugens NBRC 16725 contains:
- a CDS encoding NAD(P)H-quinone oxidoreductase; the protein is MLAMGFDAPGGADVLRPVHMAVPQVGPEDVLIKVAFAGVNRPDVAQRQGLYPPPPGASPIPGLEVSGTVVAVGREVPPELLNQEVCALVTGGGYAEYCLAKAGHCLPVCESLPLDQAAALPETLFTVWHNVFERGYATQGETMLVHGGTSGIGTMTSMLGKLFGINVIVTCGSDEKCAAARRIGAAHAVNYRTHDFVEEVKALTDGRGVNLVLDMVGGDYVARNLKCLAEDGRHVTIAVQGGVKAEINLAQVMTRRYTLTGSTLRPRSDAFKTLLADDIQRNVWDLVADGELRPVMDRRFPLREAAAAHARMEAGDHIGKIVLEVDDGESGPS
- a CDS encoding DUF1192 family protein; its protein translation is MDENDLPRRRGDAATQLSLESLDSYSQDELDDRIHMLETEIARVKAHRDKAAAHRQAADALFRPRNNG
- the clpA gene encoding ATP-dependent Clp protease ATP-binding subunit ClpA → MPSFAANLEKTLHNALANAADRSHEYATLEHLLLALIDDPDAAEVMTACGVDLGDLGDVVRQYLDQEYQSLKTGDSADPQPTAGFQRVIQRAILHVQSSGKDTVTGANVLVALFSERDSYAVYFLQQQDMSRLDAVSFISHGIGKGGRQVDNRSTGGTEEPTQAEEKTESKSSGKDSALDQFTVNLNEKALAGKVDPLIGRGPEVDRTIQILCRRSKNNPLYVGDPGVGKTAIAEGLARKIVEGDVPEVLRDAVIYSLDMGSLLAGTRYRGDFEERLKQVVSELEKMPDAVLFIDEIHTVIGAGATSGGAMDASNLLKPALSGGTIRCIGSTTYKEFRNHFEKDRALLRRFQKIDVNEPTIEDTIKILRGLRTAFEEHHKVKYTPDAIKTAVELSARYINDRKLPDKAIDVIDEVGAMQMLVPPSRRKKTITAREIEAVIATMARIPPKSVSTDDKKALEHLDRDLKRVVYGQDKAIELLASAMKLSRAGLRDPDKPIGSFLFSGPTGVGKTEVARQLASIMGIELKRFDMSEYMERHSVSRLIGAPPGYVGYDQGGLLTDAIDQHPHCVLLLDEIEKAHPDLFNILLQVMDNGRLTDHHGKTVDFRNVVLIMTTNAGASDMARQGIGFGDVSKEDAGDEAVKRMFSPEFRNRLDAIVPFAYLGTETVSRVVDKFILQLELQLAEQNVHIQFDGDAREWLSKRGYDKLYGARPMGRLIQEKVKQPLAEELLFGKLAHGGEVHVSIKDDKLAFELTPAPPKVSKPKKKSASKKPSAKTDDAPDSGQDEPFDNEK
- a CDS encoding globin-like protein, which produces MASQAQTPATPYDLIGGHPTLQRVVERFYDLMEQDPAYAELRALHAPELAPMRHSLTGFLAAWSGGPRDWHTENPGKCMMSAHKGIAISAAVAEQWADAMTRAIADADLPHADLSAEMTELLARMARSMARN
- a CDS encoding DUF167 domain-containing protein — encoded protein: MARLRADFPPAEAIRALADGEGRLAVRVTPGARSEGIDIADGRVVIKVRAKPKDGEANSAVLATLAAALGIAPSHVKMLRGATSRDKLVQLGD
- a CDS encoding gamma carbonic anhydrase family protein codes for the protein MTTQRFGAELAQRPGATILPFHGKTPRIHDTAFIAPGVRIIGDVEIGPDASIWYNCVLRGDVNRIVIGARSNIQDGTVIHCDGPEAHEPHGFPTTIGDDVLVGHLAMLHGCTLHDRAFVGLSATVMNGCVIESDGMLAAGAMLSPGKTIGARQLWMGRPAKYARDLPDEALVDMQAGVARYVENGRAHLAAIADAGGEAGV
- a CDS encoding GNAT family N-acetyltransferase; this translates as MVEFRRETPRLVLRDWREADWAHLFEHTNTPAVMRWLGGVMDEAGKIKARERLESYRRDHGFTLWVVERREDGGALAGEWLGFCGLKRSNIAGGPIGDMEIGWRLREDAWGAGYAREAAEESLRIGFEEWDAPHILALTVEGNTASWGLMRRLGMQPRTDLDFASSEFDAESGMIIVYAITRREWDVLGSPPEQK
- the hemB gene encoding porphobilinogen synthase, translating into MTASYPALRLRRTRATAWSRALHRENVLTPAELIWPLFVTEGQGVEEPIPSLPGVSRWSVDGIAARAREAVALGIPCLALFPNTQPEKRSDDGAEALNPDNLMCRAIRAIRNACGDQIGVLTDVALDPYTAHGQDGLLDDAGYVLNDASIEVLVGQSLNQAAAGADIIAPSDMMDGRVGAIRAALESEGHTNIQIMAYAAKYASAFYGPFRDAVGSRGLLKGDKKTYQMDPANAEEALREVALDLAEGADSVMVKPGLPYLDIVRRVKERFEVPVFAYQVSGEYAMIEAAVAAGAGDRDALVLETLLAFRRAGCSGILTYHAPHAARLLHG
- a CDS encoding M23 family metallopeptidase; translation: MFKSREHFSGYEAGDRGGPGVGAAALTHAQMLGEPELFVHNRICSYAERFAAWKEAAWQRAQALDLAPDLAEDIGSARWFRGAGTLLGLTAVALAFWPDFAPLEAAPAMTIDPAARDEFRSQMIMPLALGADSGRHMGATQAVTPLHAAPERPRVEMVATLAPGDSFSRMLQRAGVGAGEAARVNGMIAGAISPGDIASGTRVDLVLGRRTGTDEARPLESLSFRARFDLEVAIDRRDSGLVLVPRQIRVDATPLRVRGIVGPSLYRSARNAGVPAHAVQQYLRTLATNGSFDGELAAGDTFDIIVAYKRAETGEAQAGDLLYAGLERGGKPRAQLLRWGANGQFFEASGVGESRSGLLAPVNGRIGSPFGMRRHPILGFARMHKGLDFKAGYGAPVYAVTDGRVTYAGRHGGHGNYIRLEHGGGLGTGYAHLSRFAVSSGAQVRRGQVIGYVGSTGLSTGPHLHYEMYRGGRAVNPASVQFVTRAQLSGQELAAFRARLASLKSVASGAALESLAPTRTAALDEPTREIDRVARVKPQG